Proteins encoded within one genomic window of Castellaniella sp.:
- a CDS encoding type B 50S ribosomal protein L31: MKEGIHPEYREVVFLDLQTGNKFISRSSLNSRENTEIDGKTYPLFKCDVTSESHPFYTGAQTRIVETGRVEKFRARFARTAGTVKK; this comes from the coding sequence ATGAAAGAAGGCATCCACCCCGAATACCGCGAGGTCGTGTTCCTGGACCTGCAGACCGGCAACAAATTCATCTCGCGCTCGTCGTTGAATTCGCGTGAAAACACCGAAATCGACGGCAAGACCTACCCGCTGTTCAAGTGCGACGTGACCTCCGAATCGCATCCGTTCTACACGGGCGCCCAGACGCGCATCGTCGAGACCGGCCGCGTCGAGAAATTCCGCGCCCGGTTTGCTCGCACGGCTGGCACGGTCAAGAAATAA